A region from the Desulfuribacillus alkaliarsenatis genome encodes:
- a CDS encoding KamA family radical SAM protein, translated as MDNQLKEIVLEFFNENDELSIKLRQVSSSEEARQVALQYVQSYEDKTIHSNYIAHPMERSIARRSIIVLKNIFSKRSEELTDFSAIEALWKLSNGKGYTDKSVTPAFVMDIKHLFLGMKGKTGLFVVDENLDADDNLSGRTISKKRSDTLDKIAKGAQDWVGKYKSGLEKDVIEKRLKNKERIKNYFNATEDEWNDWNWQCRNVLRDLETTSNVINLTDEEKKAIKIAKEKHLPYGITPYYAMLMDEETHRDNDHAVRAQVLPPLKYAEMMVSAKDSGLEDLDFMGEHDTSPEDLITRRYPMISIFKPHNTCSQICVYCQRNWEIDDVLDEKAQAPKSKLDKALDWYKNHPQVTEILVTGGDPAIMSDAVFKKILDRISELEHIKRIRIGTRIPVVMPMRITDEFADLLAAYHIPGEREVCVMTHFEHTYEVSPEAMEAIQKLRARKIAVYNQGVFTLENARKFEMVALRKVLRSIGVDPYYTFNTKGKEETKDYRVPIARLLQEQTEEARLNPGLERTDEAVYNIPRLGKNYLRAGQDHEVIMVLPTGERVYEFYPWDISTEDTSPYLHTDLAIDDFLQNLKARGEDVTDYSSIWYYL; from the coding sequence GTGGATAATCAGCTAAAAGAAATAGTTTTAGAATTTTTTAATGAAAATGACGAGCTTAGTATTAAGTTGCGTCAGGTATCTTCTTCTGAAGAGGCAAGACAAGTTGCCCTTCAATACGTTCAAAGTTATGAAGACAAAACTATACATTCTAACTACATAGCACACCCTATGGAACGCTCAATTGCAAGGAGAAGTATCATTGTTCTAAAAAATATTTTTTCAAAGCGTAGTGAAGAACTTACTGATTTCAGCGCCATTGAGGCTCTCTGGAAATTGTCTAATGGGAAAGGATATACAGATAAATCTGTAACACCAGCATTTGTTATGGACATTAAACATTTATTTTTAGGCATGAAGGGGAAAACTGGACTTTTCGTTGTTGACGAAAACCTTGATGCCGATGACAATTTGTCTGGTAGGACAATTTCCAAAAAGCGCTCAGATACGTTAGATAAGATTGCCAAAGGCGCTCAGGATTGGGTCGGAAAATACAAGTCCGGATTAGAAAAAGATGTTATTGAAAAACGTTTAAAAAATAAAGAACGGATAAAAAATTACTTTAACGCAACAGAAGATGAATGGAACGACTGGAATTGGCAGTGTCGGAATGTCTTAAGAGATTTAGAAACTACAAGTAACGTTATAAATTTAACAGATGAAGAAAAAAAGGCAATCAAAATTGCTAAAGAAAAGCACCTGCCATATGGCATAACACCATACTATGCCATGCTAATGGATGAAGAGACCCATCGTGATAACGACCACGCTGTCAGAGCCCAAGTATTACCGCCATTGAAATATGCTGAAATGATGGTAAGTGCGAAGGATTCTGGACTAGAGGATTTAGATTTTATGGGCGAACATGATACATCCCCTGAGGATTTAATTACAAGAAGATATCCTATGATATCTATTTTCAAACCTCACAACACCTGCTCGCAAATATGTGTTTATTGTCAACGTAACTGGGAAATAGATGATGTGCTAGACGAAAAAGCACAGGCACCAAAAAGCAAATTAGATAAAGCATTAGATTGGTATAAGAATCATCCACAGGTTACAGAGATTTTAGTAACTGGTGGAGATCCAGCCATAATGTCCGATGCTGTATTTAAGAAGATATTAGACAGAATTAGCGAATTGGAGCATATAAAGCGTATACGAATAGGTACAAGAATTCCAGTAGTTATGCCAATGCGTATCACTGACGAGTTTGCAGATTTATTAGCAGCTTACCATATACCTGGAGAGCGTGAAGTATGCGTAATGACTCACTTTGAGCATACTTATGAAGTATCACCAGAAGCTATGGAAGCAATCCAGAAATTAAGGGCACGTAAAATTGCAGTCTATAATCAAGGCGTATTTACATTAGAGAATGCACGAAAATTTGAGATGGTAGCCTTAAGAAAAGTCTTAAGGTCAATTGGAGTAGATCCTTACTATACATTTAATACAAAGGGTAAAGAAGAAACTAAGGACTATCGAGTGCCAATTGCTAGGCTACTGCAGGAACAAACAGAGGAAGCACGTCTTAATCCTGGGCTAGAAAGAACAGATGAAGCGGTGTACAATATACCAAGACTAGGCAAAAACTATCTAAGGGCTGGTCAAGATCACGAGGTGATTATGGTGTTACCAACTGGTGAAAGAGTATATGAATTTTATCCGTGGGATATTAGCACCGAAGATACTTCGCCTTATCTTCATACAGATTTAGCTATAGATGATTTTCTACAAAATCTTAAAGCTAGAGGAGAAGACGTAACTGATTACAGCAGTAT
- a CDS encoding PhoH family protein, which produces MKKIYVLDTNVLLQDPNAIFSFHENEVVIPAVVVEEVDGKKRLQDELGRSARSVSRILDQLRNKGSLTKGVVSEQGGIIRVELNHRKIDNVQDLFLEVNNDNRILAVALNIMLAEQKAKNPRPVIIVSMDAIVRIKADVLGLIAEDYKKEKVVDYHLLYSGIRELTLPDELLSAFYADKKISREHLNDINNNEDVQSKFYPNQMFILRNELNPTQSAIAKYNCVVKALEPLCLIKEQIWGVSPRNAQQKMALELLLDDSIPLVTMTGKAGTGKTLLSLVAALYKTEDERKYNKVLVARPVIPFGKDIGFLPGEKQEKLRPWMQPIYDNLDFLFSKRQKDIDDILAGINIEVEALTYIRGRSIPNQYIIIDEAQNLSKHEVKTIVTRVGSHSKIVLLGDPEQIDTPYLDSTNNGLTYVVEKFKNEQLSGHITLQKGERSDLARLASELL; this is translated from the coding sequence TTGAAAAAAATCTACGTACTAGATACAAATGTATTGCTACAGGACCCAAACGCTATCTTTTCTTTCCATGAAAATGAAGTAGTTATACCAGCAGTAGTTGTTGAAGAAGTAGATGGGAAGAAAAGATTACAAGATGAATTAGGTAGAAGTGCTAGGTCTGTATCAAGGATTTTAGATCAATTACGTAATAAAGGGTCGCTAACTAAAGGTGTTGTTTCTGAACAGGGAGGTATTATTAGAGTTGAATTAAATCATAGAAAAATAGATAATGTTCAGGATTTGTTTTTGGAGGTTAATAACGATAATAGAATCCTTGCAGTTGCACTTAATATTATGCTTGCAGAACAAAAAGCAAAAAATCCTCGACCAGTTATCATAGTAAGTATGGATGCGATTGTCAGAATCAAGGCAGATGTTTTAGGATTAATAGCTGAAGATTATAAAAAAGAAAAAGTAGTTGACTACCATTTGCTTTATTCAGGTATCAGAGAGCTTACTTTACCTGATGAGTTACTTAGCGCCTTTTATGCAGACAAAAAAATTTCCCGCGAGCATCTTAATGATATTAATAATAATGAAGATGTACAATCAAAATTTTACCCTAACCAAATGTTTATTCTTAGAAATGAACTTAATCCAACGCAATCGGCAATTGCTAAATACAACTGTGTCGTAAAGGCCCTAGAACCGTTATGCCTTATTAAAGAGCAAATATGGGGTGTGAGTCCAAGGAATGCGCAGCAAAAAATGGCACTAGAGCTTTTGCTAGATGACTCAATACCTTTAGTAACTATGACAGGAAAGGCAGGTACAGGTAAAACACTATTATCTTTAGTAGCAGCTCTTTATAAGACTGAGGACGAAAGGAAATATAATAAAGTTTTAGTGGCAAGGCCTGTTATACCTTTTGGTAAGGATATAGGGTTTTTACCTGGTGAAAAACAAGAGAAATTACGACCATGGATGCAGCCAATATATGACAACCTAGACTTCTTATTTAGTAAAAGACAGAAGGATATTGATGATATTTTAGCTGGAATAAATATAGAGGTTGAGGCACTAACATATATAAGGGGGCGAAGTATACCTAATCAATACATTATTATAGATGAAGCGCAAAACTTATCAAAACATGAAGTGAAAACAATCGTTACCAGAGTAGGTTCCCATAGTAAGATAGTGTTATTAGGAGACCCAGAACAAATAGATACACCATATTTAGACTCGACGAATAATGGCTTAACATATGTAGTTGAAAAATTCAAAAATGAGCAATTATCTGGGCATATAACTTTACAAAAAGGAGAGCGTTCAGACCTTGCTAGACTAGCGTCTGAATTATTGTAG
- a CDS encoding Nif3-like dinuclear metal center hexameric protein, with protein sequence MLKDIFEKLAPPNLAMEKDPIGLQIGTWSRNVTKILVTLDVNEKVVDEAIALGAEMIYCHHAPLFKPLNQINLDSPTGRMIEKLIKHNISVYVAHTNLDIVNGGVNDALAEALELENLQVLYPTNHDSLKKLAVFVPVDYKDKVLNALSNAGAGWIGNYSHCSFQLQGNGTFMPREGTIPYIGEQNVIEEVEEIRIETIFQASIQKTVIEAMIDAHPYEEVAYDIYPLDNKGQKYGLGRTGYYKEPLTVEEFIEKVKQTLSITHLKIVPSKIEKIEKVAVCGGSGSKFIFNAYKEKVDAYITGDVSYHEGQWAVDNGVMVIDAGHHQTEHLVIAKVTKYLEDEIKQLNLNIQTIASTVNTNPFIIL encoded by the coding sequence ATGCTTAAAGATATATTTGAGAAACTAGCGCCGCCTAATTTGGCTATGGAGAAAGACCCAATTGGATTACAGATTGGGACCTGGAGTCGTAATGTCACAAAGATACTTGTAACCCTAGATGTCAATGAGAAGGTAGTTGATGAGGCGATTGCATTAGGGGCGGAAATGATTTATTGTCATCATGCTCCGTTGTTTAAACCGTTGAATCAGATTAACCTTGACTCACCGACGGGTAGAATGATTGAGAAGCTTATCAAGCATAATATATCAGTTTACGTAGCACACACAAATCTTGATATAGTTAATGGTGGAGTTAATGATGCATTAGCCGAGGCATTAGAATTAGAGAATCTGCAAGTTCTTTATCCGACTAACCATGACTCATTAAAAAAGCTTGCCGTGTTTGTCCCAGTAGATTACAAAGATAAAGTATTAAATGCTTTAAGTAACGCTGGTGCGGGCTGGATTGGGAACTACAGTCATTGCAGTTTTCAACTGCAGGGTAATGGGACATTTATGCCAAGGGAGGGTACAATCCCTTATATTGGTGAACAGAACGTAATTGAAGAAGTAGAAGAAATTAGGATAGAAACTATATTCCAAGCGTCTATACAAAAAACAGTAATAGAAGCAATGATTGATGCTCATCCCTATGAGGAGGTAGCATATGATATTTACCCACTTGATAATAAAGGACAAAAATACGGTTTAGGCAGAACAGGATACTATAAAGAACCTTTAACAGTAGAAGAATTTATAGAAAAGGTAAAACAAACATTATCTATAACTCATCTTAAAATTGTTCCATCTAAGATAGAAAAAATAGAAAAGGTTGCTGTCTGTGGAGGCAGTGGTAGCAAGTTCATATTTAATGCATATAAGGAAAAAGTGGACGCTTATATCACAGGTGATGTATCCTACCACGAAGGCCAATGGGCTGTAGATAATGGTGTAATGGTAATTGATGCTGGACATCATCAGACAGAACATCTAGTAATAGCAAAGGTAACAAAATATTTAGAGGATGAAATTAAACAGCTTAACTTAAATATACAAACAATAGCTTCAACGGTTAATACGAATCCATTTATAATCTTATAA
- a CDS encoding tRNA (adenine(22)-N(1))-methyltransferase: MLSISTRLKMIVDYIPDGEVLVDVGTDHAYLPLYAIKKKNLQKVIAGEYNKGPYLRAVANVEQQKLADKIQVRLGNGLEVIEKNEATVLTIAGMGGNLITEILNDGYDKLSSFKRLILQPMNGEFALRKWLQEHNYTIIAEQIIKEQDIIYEIIVAEPSETSVHLTVKQQKFGPLLMLEKNAVFLEKWSQELQKRQKILSLIAEHANNQAIETKQERLNSEIQMIREVLGNA; the protein is encoded by the coding sequence ATGTTATCTATTTCAACAAGATTAAAAATGATAGTTGATTATATACCAGATGGAGAAGTTTTAGTAGATGTTGGAACTGACCATGCGTATTTGCCATTGTATGCGATAAAAAAGAAAAACCTTCAAAAAGTAATAGCAGGTGAGTATAATAAGGGGCCATATTTAAGGGCTGTTGCAAATGTAGAGCAACAAAAATTGGCAGATAAAATTCAAGTGCGCTTGGGAAACGGATTAGAGGTAATTGAGAAAAACGAGGCGACGGTACTCACTATTGCTGGCATGGGTGGCAACTTAATTACAGAAATACTAAATGATGGTTATGATAAATTGTCGTCCTTTAAAAGGCTTATATTACAGCCTATGAATGGTGAGTTTGCTTTAAGAAAATGGCTGCAGGAACATAATTATACTATTATTGCAGAACAGATAATTAAGGAACAAGATATTATATATGAGATTATTGTAGCAGAGCCTTCAGAAACTTCAGTTCACTTAACTGTTAAACAACAAAAGTTTGGACCATTGCTAATGCTCGAGAAAAATGCTGTCTTTTTAGAGAAATGGTCACAGGAATTGCAGAAAAGACAGAAAATCCTAAGCTTAATAGCAGAGCATGCTAATAATCAAGCAATAGAGACTAAACAGGAGCGTTTGAATTCAGAGATACAAATGATAAGAGAGGTGTTAGGAAATGCTTAA
- a CDS encoding DUF2157 domain-containing protein, protein MNAREKQVLISEIKKWRQNKLIPTAYCDFLLNLYSAGESESSENNSESKKSKTGIFKKIMIAIFVTVLIALVTFIFINFNEINAFTQISLLLLAPVFLYLATIIYKKKEANPIILLLLHSFASTSLAIVAALGIMFLELQANAVIMFAMFIFVFLIWLIMSVWLQHVMVFIASLAGISVIINQISMTIIGVQSYINAQLFWIPLSLIILWIAYATNQSMKYYKKSLILLVLSYIYFWIPEISLIFYDYALNGLPYTLALKGTIMLLLVWFSLKQFIRSNSNKVTEA, encoded by the coding sequence ATGAATGCCCGTGAAAAACAAGTTTTAATAAGTGAGATAAAAAAATGGCGCCAAAATAAACTTATTCCCACAGCATATTGTGATTTTTTATTAAACCTATATTCGGCTGGGGAGAGCGAATCATCAGAAAATAATTCGGAAAGCAAAAAATCAAAAACAGGTATATTTAAAAAAATAATGATTGCTATTTTTGTTACTGTGTTGATAGCACTAGTTACTTTTATTTTTATAAATTTTAATGAGATTAATGCTTTTACTCAGATTAGTTTGCTATTATTAGCTCCTGTATTTTTATATTTAGCTACAATTATATATAAAAAAAAAGAAGCTAATCCAATAATATTATTACTACTCCATAGCTTCGCTTCAACTTCTTTAGCTATTGTAGCTGCTTTAGGAATCATGTTCTTAGAATTGCAAGCCAATGCAGTAATAATGTTTGCCATGTTCATTTTTGTTTTTCTTATCTGGCTTATTATGAGTGTCTGGCTACAACATGTAATGGTATTTATAGCAAGTCTTGCTGGGATAAGTGTCATTATAAATCAAATTTCTATGACGATTATTGGAGTGCAATCTTATATCAATGCACAGCTGTTTTGGATTCCATTATCTTTGATAATTCTATGGATTGCATATGCAACTAACCAAAGTATGAAATACTACAAGAAAAGTCTTATTTTACTTGTATTAAGCTACATTTATTTTTGGATACCAGAAATCAGTTTGATTTTCTATGATTACGCTCTAAATGGGTTGCCGTATACATTAGCTTTAAAAGGGACGATTATGCTTTTATTAGTGTGGTTTTCTCTGAAGCAATTTATAAGATCTAATAGTAATAAAGTTACGGAGGCGTAG
- the rpoD gene encoding RNA polymerase sigma factor RpoD, with product MTLEEAKQKLLEEGKKRGVLTYKEILDRLANFDQDSDQIDEYFDFLTEQGVDITNDDADDAEGNEEFAIEEEITIPPGIKINDPVRMYLKEIGRVPLLSAQEEIELAKKISLGDEEAKKRLAEANLRLVVSIAKRYVGRGMLFLDLIQEGNMGLIKAVEKFDYKKGYKFSTYATWWIRQAITRAIADQARTIRIPVHMVETINKLIRVSRQLLQDLGREPTPEEIATEMDLSPDKVREIMKIAQEPVSLETPIGEEDDSHLGDFIEDQDALAPSDAAAYELLKEQLEDVLDTLTEREENVLRLRFGLDDGRTRTLEEVGKVFGVTRERIRQIEAKALRKLRHPSRSKRLKDFLE from the coding sequence ATGACTCTAGAAGAAGCTAAACAGAAGCTACTAGAAGAGGGTAAAAAGCGTGGTGTATTAACATATAAAGAAATACTAGATCGCTTAGCTAACTTTGACCAGGATTCTGATCAAATTGATGAATATTTTGATTTCCTTACGGAACAAGGTGTTGATATAACGAATGATGACGCTGATGACGCTGAAGGAAATGAAGAATTTGCTATTGAAGAAGAAATTACAATACCACCTGGGATTAAAATTAATGATCCTGTAAGAATGTATTTAAAAGAAATTGGCAGAGTACCACTCTTATCTGCACAAGAAGAAATTGAGTTAGCTAAAAAAATATCCCTTGGAGATGAAGAGGCGAAAAAACGTTTAGCAGAGGCAAATTTACGTCTTGTTGTAAGTATTGCAAAACGTTATGTAGGTAGAGGGATGTTGTTTTTAGATTTAATCCAAGAGGGGAATATGGGTCTAATAAAAGCCGTAGAAAAGTTCGATTATAAAAAAGGCTATAAATTTAGTACATATGCAACCTGGTGGATTCGTCAAGCTATTACAAGAGCTATAGCAGACCAGGCAAGAACTATACGGATACCAGTTCATATGGTAGAGACAATCAATAAGCTGATTAGGGTCTCAAGACAGCTGTTACAGGATTTAGGTAGAGAGCCAACACCAGAAGAGATTGCTACAGAAATGGATCTTAGTCCTGACAAGGTCCGTGAAATCATGAAAATCGCTCAAGAACCGGTATCCCTAGAGACACCAATTGGGGAGGAAGACGATTCCCATTTAGGCGATTTTATAGAAGACCAGGACGCACTAGCACCTTCAGATGCAGCAGCATATGAATTACTAAAAGAACAGCTTGAGGATGTTCTAGATACATTGACAGAAAGAGAAGAAAATGTATTGCGCCTACGTTTTGGATTAGATGATGGTCGTACTAGAACCTTAGAAGAAGTAGGTAAAGTTTTTGGAGTTACAAGGGAACGTATCCGTCAAATAGAAGCCAAAGCATTAAGAAAACTAAGACATCCAAGTCGTAGTAAACGTCTAAAGGATTTCTTGGAATAA
- the dnaG gene encoding DNA primase, translating into MTRERIPDELIEDIRTRFDIVDIVGRYIELKKKGRTYFGLCPFHSEKTPSFAVSAEKQIYHCFGCGSGGNVFSFLMNIEGLNFIEILKNLSDEAGIELSIKEENNEEVQLKKKLIEAHELAAKYYHYILLETEMGKDAYKYLLNRGFTKETIIDYQLGFAPDSFDILKKFLVKRGFEQAQLVEAGLLSKSKNDKYYDRFRNRVMFPIADSQGRVIAFGGRTIGNDEPKYLNTSDTLIYNKSKNLYNLHKARPFIRASGSVLVFEGYIDVISAYQKGINNSIATLGTSLTIEQARIIRRNTEKAYLVYDGDDAGRDAAIRASTVLESEKAEVTIVQLPKGMDPDDFLQKNSLTDFEELIEKGTSRYHLQKQIIRDKYSFDIGEEKVKYAMEILDIIADIEQAPKREYFLKELSKEVNLSEDSLIDELKKKLLKQKNKNIVKKPAQKWNNHINYGKHSHNQSISIIPAYQKAEREILWIMINDAEKGKKLAEKIRANFQYPEHSLLAAKIYSYYEDGITPSISKLLLDFQDQPDICKLLSSLEFQFEQYDKDSNKNIDSTLLIIEKRKLEAELKSLQSELEIATKTGKQDMIVELLKKIQDYQKKIKLLIK; encoded by the coding sequence TTGACTAGGGAAAGAATTCCTGATGAACTGATTGAAGACATCCGTACCCGTTTCGACATTGTTGATATCGTAGGTCGATATATAGAACTTAAGAAAAAAGGACGCACATATTTTGGTTTGTGTCCTTTTCATTCTGAAAAGACTCCATCTTTTGCTGTATCTGCAGAAAAACAAATATATCATTGTTTTGGTTGTGGCTCTGGCGGCAATGTTTTTAGTTTCTTGATGAATATAGAAGGTTTAAATTTTATCGAAATTTTAAAAAATTTGTCGGATGAAGCAGGAATTGAGCTATCGATTAAAGAAGAAAACAACGAGGAAGTACAATTAAAGAAAAAATTAATAGAAGCACATGAATTAGCTGCTAAATATTATCACTACATTTTATTAGAAACAGAGATGGGGAAAGATGCCTATAAATATTTACTTAATCGAGGATTTACTAAGGAAACAATAATTGATTATCAGCTGGGATTTGCGCCAGACTCCTTTGATATACTAAAGAAGTTTTTAGTTAAGCGGGGTTTTGAGCAAGCCCAACTCGTTGAAGCGGGTCTACTTTCAAAAAGCAAAAATGATAAATACTATGATAGATTTCGCAACCGGGTGATGTTTCCGATAGCTGATAGTCAAGGTAGGGTAATTGCCTTTGGAGGACGAACTATAGGTAATGATGAGCCTAAGTACTTAAATACAAGCGATACTTTAATTTATAATAAGAGCAAAAATTTATACAATTTGCATAAAGCTCGCCCATTTATTAGAGCATCTGGTTCAGTATTAGTATTTGAAGGCTATATCGATGTAATATCTGCATACCAAAAGGGTATAAATAATTCGATAGCTACCCTAGGAACCTCTTTAACAATAGAACAAGCTAGAATCATCCGCCGTAACACAGAAAAAGCGTATCTAGTATATGACGGCGATGATGCTGGGAGAGATGCTGCTATTCGCGCCAGCACTGTTTTAGAAAGCGAAAAAGCAGAAGTAACTATTGTACAATTACCTAAGGGCATGGATCCAGATGATTTTTTACAGAAGAATTCATTAACAGATTTTGAAGAGCTTATTGAGAAAGGAACATCTCGATATCACTTACAAAAACAAATCATAAGAGATAAATACTCGTTCGATATAGGGGAAGAAAAGGTTAAATATGCTATGGAAATATTAGATATAATAGCTGATATTGAACAAGCTCCAAAACGCGAGTACTTTCTAAAAGAGCTTAGTAAAGAAGTTAACTTATCAGAAGACTCCTTAATAGATGAGTTGAAAAAAAAGCTACTAAAGCAAAAAAATAAGAATATAGTAAAGAAACCAGCACAAAAATGGAATAATCATATAAATTATGGAAAACATAGTCATAACCAAAGTATTTCAATAATTCCAGCTTATCAGAAAGCAGAACGAGAAATATTGTGGATAATGATAAATGATGCAGAAAAGGGTAAAAAGCTGGCAGAAAAGATACGAGCTAATTTTCAGTACCCAGAGCATTCTTTGCTCGCTGCTAAAATATATTCTTATTATGAAGATGGGATAACACCTTCCATATCTAAGCTGTTGCTTGATTTTCAAGATCAACCAGATATATGTAAATTACTGTCTAGTTTAGAATTTCAATTTGAGCAATACGATAAAGATTCAAATAAAAATATTGACTCAACTTTGCTTATAATAGAAAAGCGCAAACTAGAAGCAGAATTAAAAAGCTTACAATCAGAATTAGAAATTGCAACAAAAACAGGAAAACAAGATATGATTGTCGAATTATTAAAGAAGATACAAGATTACCAAAAGAAAATAAAATTATTAATTAAGTAA
- a CDS encoding DUF188 domain-containing protein, whose amino-acid sequence MKILVDADTCPVSDEIMRVSQLYKINTYFVATTNRLFLITGESIYYQWHFVDQSKYSTDIFIANNIDKGDIIITQNYQLAMLALAKKGIVMTYRGRIIESDNIDFLLYKRNVYPKTSQSKRPIISQQMDVEDRILFKNKLIELINSL is encoded by the coding sequence ATGAAAATTTTAGTAGATGCTGACACATGTCCAGTTAGTGATGAAATCATGCGAGTAAGTCAGCTATACAAAATTAACACGTATTTTGTAGCAACAACAAATCGGTTGTTTCTGATTACTGGAGAGTCAATTTATTATCAATGGCACTTTGTAGACCAATCTAAATATTCTACCGATATTTTCATTGCTAACAATATTGATAAAGGCGATATTATTATTACTCAAAACTACCAATTAGCAATGTTAGCTTTAGCAAAAAAAGGTATAGTTATGACTTATAGAGGCCGAATTATTGAGTCTGACAACATTGATTTTTTATTATATAAAAGAAATGTTTATCCTAAAACATCCCAAAGCAAACGGCCAATAATTTCCCAACAGATGGATGTAGAAGACAGGATATTATTTAAGAACAAATTAATTGAATTAATAAATTCTTTATAA
- a CDS encoding deoxyguanosinetriphosphate triphosphohydrolase → MRVVKTWDEIEELILSPFACKTANTRGRQKAEDKKDLRTEFQRDRDRIIHSKAFRRLKHKTQVFIIPEGDHYRTRLTHTLEVSQIARTVARGLALNEDLTEAIALGHDLGHTPFGHAGEAVLNEMHPGGFHHNKQSLRIVDYLEGGNGLNLTWEVRDGILNHTGEDLPTTLEGQIVRIADRIAYINHDIDDAIRGKVMKMEDIPRDIIDTLGKTHSQRIGCMVMDMITNSRDRNRITMSKEVSQAMDELRAFMFQNVYVASLAKKEEDKAKKIVGLVYSYFNNHPELLTTEYMQQCSEMTNHQQLVCDFVAGMTDRYIITLYKKIVIPEPWLIL, encoded by the coding sequence TTGCGTGTGGTGAAAACCTGGGATGAAATTGAAGAGTTAATTCTCTCGCCTTTTGCCTGCAAAACTGCAAATACAAGAGGTAGGCAAAAAGCTGAGGATAAAAAAGACTTAAGAACAGAGTTCCAAAGGGATCGCGATCGCATCATTCACTCTAAAGCATTTAGAAGATTAAAACATAAAACTCAAGTTTTTATTATTCCAGAAGGAGATCACTATCGTACACGTTTGACCCATACATTAGAAGTTTCGCAAATAGCCAGGACAGTTGCAAGGGGTCTAGCATTGAATGAAGATTTAACGGAAGCCATAGCATTAGGTCATGATTTAGGGCACACACCATTTGGTCATGCGGGTGAAGCAGTTCTTAACGAAATGCACCCAGGGGGATTTCATCATAATAAACAAAGCCTACGTATAGTTGATTATCTAGAAGGTGGAAATGGTTTGAATTTAACCTGGGAGGTTAGAGACGGTATACTGAACCATACTGGCGAAGATTTGCCGACTACGTTAGAGGGTCAAATTGTAAGAATAGCTGATAGAATCGCATATATAAATCATGATATTGACGATGCTATTAGGGGTAAAGTTATGAAGATGGAAGATATACCTAGAGATATTATCGATACATTAGGAAAAACGCATTCGCAAAGAATCGGATGTATGGTAATGGATATGATAACAAATAGTAGAGATAGAAATAGAATTACAATGAGTAAAGAAGTATCTCAGGCTATGGATGAGTTAAGGGCATTTATGTTCCAGAATGTATATGTAGCATCGCTGGCAAAGAAAGAAGAAGATAAGGCGAAAAAAATTGTCGGACTAGTTTATTCATATTTTAATAATCATCCAGAATTATTAACCACTGAATATATGCAGCAATGCTCAGAAATGACAAACCATCAGCAGCTTGTATGTGATTTTGTAGCAGGTATGACTGATAGGTATATTATTACACTTTATAAGAAGATAGTAATCCCTGAGCCTTGGTTGATTCTATAG